A genome region from Pseudomonas helmanticensis includes the following:
- a CDS encoding lysophospholipid acyltransferase family protein, with product MSRLRVYARIARVLLVVSLGLTMASVFGMFERIGLAHSMERRQRWSRFFMARLSNALPFRMTVHGELPQQPMLWVSNHVSWTDIPLLGMLTPLSFLSKAEVRTWPVAGWLAAKAGSLFIRRGSGDSQLIRKQMTRHLQSDHALLMFPEGTTTDGRSLRTFHGRLLSAAIDSEVMLQPVAIRYLRDGELDALAPFIGDDDLLSHLMRLFSNDCGDVEVHLLKPIACQGRERAALAFEAQQAVQKVLFGEVAKPAEPRRAGELIAA from the coding sequence ATGAGCCGGCTGCGGGTGTACGCGCGGATTGCGCGGGTGCTGCTGGTGGTCTCGCTCGGATTGACCATGGCCAGCGTCTTCGGCATGTTTGAACGGATTGGCCTGGCGCATTCGATGGAGCGGCGCCAGCGCTGGTCACGCTTCTTCATGGCGCGCCTGAGCAACGCCCTGCCCTTTCGCATGACGGTGCACGGTGAGTTGCCGCAGCAGCCGATGCTGTGGGTCAGCAATCATGTGTCGTGGACGGATATTCCGCTGCTCGGCATGCTCACGCCGTTGTCGTTTCTGTCCAAGGCCGAAGTGCGCACCTGGCCGGTGGCCGGTTGGCTTGCGGCCAAGGCTGGCAGCCTGTTCATTCGTCGCGGTTCGGGCGACAGTCAGTTGATCCGCAAGCAGATGACCCGTCACTTGCAAAGCGATCACGCATTACTGATGTTTCCCGAAGGCACGACTACCGATGGCCGCTCGCTGCGCACCTTTCATGGTCGCTTGCTGTCGGCGGCGATTGATTCCGAGGTGATGCTGCAACCGGTGGCGATCCGATATCTGCGCGATGGCGAACTCGATGCACTGGCGCCGTTCATTGGTGATGATGATCTGCTGTCGCACCTGATGCGTCTGTTCAGCAATGATTGCGGCGATGTCGAAGTGCACCTGCTCAAGCCGATTGCCTGCCAGGGCCGTGAGCGTGCGGCGCTGGCGTTCGAGGCACAGCAGGCGGTGCAGAAGGTGTTGTTTGGTGAGGTGGCGAAACCTGCTGAACCGCGTCGCGCAGGCGAACTGATCGCCGCTTGA
- a CDS encoding ArsR/SmtB family transcription factor, with product MNLDLDEIIKALAHPVRRDILNWLKDPKAEFPEQLHNHEYGICAGQIDQRCGLSQSTVSAHLATLQRAGLISSQKAGQWHFFKRNEDVIQAFLSTLSKEL from the coding sequence ATGAACCTTGACCTCGACGAAATAATAAAAGCCCTGGCGCACCCAGTACGGCGAGACATCCTCAACTGGCTGAAAGACCCGAAAGCAGAATTTCCGGAACAACTGCACAACCACGAGTACGGCATCTGCGCCGGGCAGATCGATCAGCGCTGCGGCTTGTCGCAGTCGACCGTTTCCGCACATCTCGCGACGTTGCAACGCGCCGGTCTGATCAGCAGCCAGAAGGCCGGTCAGTGGCACTTTTTCAAACGCAACGAGGACGTGATCCAGGCGTTCCTCAGCACCCTCAGTAAAGAGCTCTGA
- a CDS encoding ACP phosphodiesterase: MNYLAHLHLGGQRPGQLLGSLYGDFVKGRLQGQFAPEVEAAIQLHRRIDVFTDHHPLVDIALGRFTETRRRYAGIVLDVFFDHCLARDWRLYADQPLEVFTADVYRVLTHERQLPERLAKIAPHMVANDWLGSYQEFEVLEQVLRGISRRLSRPEELAGAMQELRRLYEPLSEDFRLFYPHLQSFAKNPQTPEL, from the coding sequence ATGAACTATCTCGCACATTTGCACCTCGGTGGCCAGCGCCCCGGTCAGTTACTCGGCAGTCTGTACGGCGACTTCGTCAAAGGCCGGCTGCAAGGGCAGTTTGCGCCGGAGGTGGAAGCGGCGATTCAACTGCATCGACGGATTGACGTGTTCACCGATCACCATCCGCTGGTGGACATCGCGCTGGGGCGGTTTACCGAGACGCGGCGGCGTTATGCCGGGATCGTCCTCGATGTGTTTTTCGATCATTGCCTGGCGCGGGACTGGCGGTTGTATGCCGATCAGCCGTTGGAGGTATTTACCGCTGATGTGTATCGGGTGCTGACCCATGAACGGCAGTTGCCCGAACGACTGGCGAAGATTGCGCCGCACATGGTTGCCAATGACTGGTTGGGTTCGTATCAGGAATTTGAAGTGCTGGAGCAGGTGCTGCGCGGGATCTCGCGGCGGTTAAGCCGGCCGGAGGAACTGGCGGGGGCGATGCAGGAATTGCGGCGGTTGTATGAGCCGTTGAGTGAGGATTTCCGGCTCTTTTACCCACATCTCCAAAGTTTCGCCAAAAACCCCCAGACGCCGGAGCTCTAA